A single genomic interval of Hydractinia symbiolongicarpus strain clone_291-10 chromosome 8, HSymV2.1, whole genome shotgun sequence harbors:
- the LOC130653749 gene encoding tyrosine-protein kinase STK-like, with product MGQKFSKSKKSKHKNATQSPIKTPLPQVVQDPQPQPSIFNQPQQEASGSTIFVALYDYDARISEDLSFKKSERLQIINTADGEWWYARSLTTSRSGYIPSTYVAPEKSYEAEEWYHGDIKRAEAEKKLLRNSNKSGTFLLRKAESAPGNFSLSVKDGDSIKHYRIRKLDNGGYFITSRAPFSSLNDLIQHYMRDADGLVCVLTDPCPQDLPNISIAKDVWEIERESIRLTRKLGAGQFGEVWAGIWNNTTQVAVKTLKNGTMSPQSFLEEAVLMKHLRHKHLVQLYAICSQNEPIYIVTEYMSGGSLLDYLSKGDGANLPLNTLIDMSAQVAAGMAYLEEQGYIHRDLAARNILVGENYICKVADFGLARLIEDTEYTAHEGAKFPIKWTAPEAALYNRFTIKSDVWSFGVLLTEIVTKGRIPYPGMTNAETIAQVERGYRMPIPPGCPDPLYQIMLQCWKKDSESRPTFDYLQGLLDDYFVSTENGYRDMNENP from the exons ATGGGTCAAAAGTttagtaaaagtaaaaaaagtaaacacaagAATGCTACTCAATCTCCCATTAAAACTCCGTTGCCTCAAGTAGTCCAAGACCCACAACCACAGCCTAGCATATTCAATCAACCTCAACAGGAAGCATCTGGCTCTACCATATTTGTTGCACTTTATGATTATGATGCACGTATAAGTGAAGATCTTAGTTTCAAGAAATCAGAAAGATTGCAGATCATAAATACAGCAGATGGAGAATGGTGGTATGCACGGTCGTTAACTACAAGCAGGTCTGGGTATATTCCAAGTACGTATGTAGCTCCAGAAAAAAGTTACGAAGCAGAAGA GTGGTATCATGGTGATATCAAACGTGCAGAAGCAGAAAAGAAACTTTTGAGAAATTCTAATAAATCAGGAACATTTTTACTAAGAAAAGCTGAATCAGCTCCAGGAAATTTTTCCCTCAGTGTCAAAGATGGCGACTCTATTAAGCATTATCGTATTCGTAAACTAGACAATGGTGGGTACTTTATAACAAGTAGAGCTCCATTTTCAAGTTTAAATGACCTAATTCAGCATTACATGAGAGATGCAGATGGCTTAGTGTGCGTACTAACAGATCCTTGTCCGCAAGACTTGCCCAATATTAGCATAGCCAAAGACGTATGGGAAATTGAAAGAGAATCCATTCGTTTGACACGCAAATTAGGTGCTGGACAGTTTGGAGAGGTTTGGGCTGGTATTTGGAACAACACAACACAGGTTGCAGTTAAGACATTAAAGAATGGAACCATGTCGCCACAGAGTTTCTTGGAAGAAGCAGTATTAATGAAACATCTACGTCACAAACATTTAGTCCAG cTATATGCCATTTGTTCTCAAAATGAGCCAATATACATTGTCACAGAATACATGTCTGGAGGCTCCTTGCTAGATTATCTGTCAAAGGGTGATGGTGCTAATTTACCCTTAAATACTTTGATCGATATGTCTGCACAAGTGGCAGCAGGTATGGCATATCTTGAAGAACAAGGATATATTCACCGTGATCTTGCTGCAAGAAATATCCTTGTGGGAGAAAACTACATTTGCAAAGTTGCAGATTTTGGATTGGCACGTTTAATTGAAGATACTGAATACACTGCTCATGAGGGTgctaaatttccaatcaaatggaCAGCACCTGAAGCAGCACTATATAACAGATTCACTATCAAATCTGATGTTTGGTCATTTGGTGTATTGTTGACAGAGATTGTGACCAAAGGAAGAATTCCTTATCCTGGAATGACAAATGCAGAGACAATTGCTCAAGTAGAAAGAGGATATAGAATGCCTATTCCACCTGGTTGTCCAGATCCATTGTACCAAATTATGTTACAATGTTGGAAAAAAGATTCTGAATCAAGGCCCACATTCGATTACCTACAAGGACTGTTAGATGATTATTTTGTGTCGACAGAAAATGGTTATCGAGATATGAATGAAAATCCGTAA
- the LOC130653759 gene encoding tyrosine-protein kinase STK-like isoform X2, which produces MAAQVACGMAYLEQQGYIHRDLAARNVLVGEAHLCKIADFGLARLIEDDEYTAHEGARFPIKWTAPEAALKSVFTIKSDVWSYGVFLSEVITKGRIPYPGMSNPQVLAEVDRGYRMPKPQQCPQPLYEIMLKCWHKEPGSRPTFEYLYNTLDDYFISSEPQYEEEENNR; this is translated from the exons ATGGCAGCACAAGTAGCATGTGGCATGGCATATCTTGAACAACAAGGTTATATCCATCGTGATTTAGCTGCAAGAAACGTTTTAGTTGGCGAAGCACACTTGTGCAAGATTGCAGATTTTGGGTTGGCGAGACTAATTGAAGACGACGAGTATACAGCACATGAAG GTGCGCGGTTTCCAATCAAATGGACAGCTCCGGAGGCTGCACTAAAAAGTGTCTTTACAATCAAATCTGATGTTTGGTCTTATGGTGTATTTTTGTCAGAAGTCATAACGAAAG GTCGAATTCCATACCCCGGGATGTCGAACCCTCAAGTATTAGCGGAGGTAGACAGAGGTTATAGGATGCCCAAACCTCAGCAGTGTCCACAACCTTTATATGAAATTATGTTGAAGTGTTGGCATAAAGAGCCTGGTTCACGACCAACATTTGAATATCTATATAATACATTGGATGATTACTTTATATCTAGTGAACCGCAATACGAAGAAGAAGAGAATAATAGATGA
- the LOC130653759 gene encoding tyrosine-protein kinase STK-like isoform X1 has protein sequence MSNGSLLDYLTKGEGAFADFPVLIDMAAQVACGMAYLEQQGYIHRDLAARNVLVGEAHLCKIADFGLARLIEDDEYTAHEGARFPIKWTAPEAALKSVFTIKSDVWSYGVFLSEVITKGRIPYPGMSNPQVLAEVDRGYRMPKPQQCPQPLYEIMLKCWHKEPGSRPTFEYLYNTLDDYFISSEPQYEEEENNR, from the exons ATGTCAAATGGAAGTTTGCTGGATTATCTTACAAAGGGAGaag GAGCTTTTGCAGATTTTCCTGTTTTGATTGACATGGCAGCACAAGTAGCATGTGGCATGGCATATCTTGAACAACAAGGTTATATCCATCGTGATTTAGCTGCAAGAAACGTTTTAGTTGGCGAAGCACACTTGTGCAAGATTGCAGATTTTGGGTTGGCGAGACTAATTGAAGACGACGAGTATACAGCACATGAAG GTGCGCGGTTTCCAATCAAATGGACAGCTCCGGAGGCTGCACTAAAAAGTGTCTTTACAATCAAATCTGATGTTTGGTCTTATGGTGTATTTTTGTCAGAAGTCATAACGAAAG GTCGAATTCCATACCCCGGGATGTCGAACCCTCAAGTATTAGCGGAGGTAGACAGAGGTTATAGGATGCCCAAACCTCAGCAGTGTCCACAACCTTTATATGAAATTATGTTGAAGTGTTGGCATAAAGAGCCTGGTTCACGACCAACATTTGAATATCTATATAATACATTGGATGATTACTTTATATCTAGTGAACCGCAATACGAAGAAGAAGAGAATAATAGATGA
- the LOC130653748 gene encoding tyrosine-protein kinase STK-like: MGSCCSKDKAESTEAKGNSFQLTTTTAPVSPFNQTQPQNFNTSIISSGPSQLNSSVVKPNSQGATVFVALYDYEARISEDLSFKKSERLHIIDTADGDWWYAESLSTGQRGYIPSTYVAPEKSYEAEEWYFGDIKRAEAEKRLMVRGINSGTFLLRKAESAPGNFSLSVRDGDSVKHYRIRKLDTGGYFITSRAPFASLHELVHHYSRDADGLVCSLTVPCPSDKPITNGLAKDAWEIDRESLRLTKKLGAGQFGEVWAGVWNNTTHVAVKTLKNGTMSPQSFLEEATIMKNLRHKHLVQLYAICSDREPIYIVTEYMSGGSLLDYLTRGDGGNLLLPTLIDMSAQVAAGMAYLEEQGYIHRDLAARNILVGENYICKVADFGLARLIEDTEYTAHEGAKFPIKWTAPEAALYNRFTIKSDVWSFGVLLTEIVTKGRIPYPGMTNAETIAQVERGYRMPIPPGCPEPLYQIMLQCWNKNSEARPTFDYLQATLEDYFVSTEHSYHDFPK; this comes from the exons ATGGGGTCTTGTTGTAGTAAAGATAAGGCGGAAAGTACTGAGGCGAAAGGCAACAGCTTTCAGTTAACGACAACAACAGCCCCAGTGTCTCCTTTTAATCAAACACAaccacaaaattttaacacttcCATAATCTCCTCTGGTCCAAGCCAGTTAAATAGCTCGGTAGTAAAACCTAATTCTCAGGGTGCAACTGTTTTTGTTGCTCTATATGATTATGAGGCTAGAATTAGTGAAGACCTAAGCTTTAAAAAATCAGAAAGGTTACATATCATAGATACTGCAGATGGAGATTGGTGGTATGCGGAGTCTTTAAGCACTGGCCAAAGAGGATACATACCCAGCACATATGTAGCACCAGAGAAAAGTTATGAAGCTGAAGA ATGGTATTTTGGTGATATCAAACGAGCTGAGGCAGAAAAAAGATTAATGGTTAGAGGTATTAACTCTGGCACATTTTTGCTGAGAAAGGCAGAATCAGCTCCTGGAAACTTTTCCCTTAGTGTCAGAGATGGTGATTCAGTAAAGCATTACCGTATTCGAAAATTAGACACAGGAGGTTATTTTATAACTAGTAGAGCACCTTTTGCAAGCTTGCATGAATTGGTTCATCATTATTCACGAGATGCAGATGGTTTAGTTTGTTCTTTAACAGTGCCTTGCCCAAGTGATAAACCAATAACAAATGGTTTAGCCAAGGATGCTTGGGAAATTGATCGAGAGTCTCTtcgtttaacaaaaaaattaggaGCAGGCCAATTTGGAGAGGTCTGGGCTGGTGTTTGGAATAATACAACACATGTTGCTGTAAAGACGCTAAAGAATGGAACCATGTCACCTCAAAGTTTCTTAGAGGAAGCAACAATAATGAAAAACTTGCGACATAAACATTTAGTACAG CTTTATGCCATTTGCTCTGATCGTGAACCCATTTACATTGTTACGGAATACATGTCTGGTGGTTCTTTGTTGGATTATTTAACACGAGGTGATGGTGGTAATTTGTTGTTACCCACATTGATTGATATGTCTGCACAAGTGGCAGCAGGTATGGCATATCTTGAAGAACAAGGATATATTCACCGTGATCTTGCTGCAAGAAATATCCTTGTGGGAGAAAACTACATTTGCAAAGTTGCAGATTTTGGATTGGCACGTTTAATTGAAGATACTGAATACACTGCTCATGAGGGTgctaaatttccaatcaaatggaCAGCACCTGAAGCAGCACTATATAACAGATTCACTATCAAATCTGATGTTTGGTCATTTGGTGTATTGTTGACAGAGATTGTGACCAAAGGAAGAATTCCTTATCCTGGAATGACGAATGCAGAGACAATAGCTCAAGTAGAAAGAGGATATAGAATGCCCATTCCACCTGGTTGTCCTGAACCCTTGTACCAAATTATGCTACAATGTTGGAATAAGAACTCCGAAGCAAGACCCACATTTGATTACTTGCAGGCTACATTAGAAGACTATTTTGTTTCAACAGAACATAGTTATCATGACTTTCCAAAATAA
- the LOC130653756 gene encoding CAAX prenyl protease 2-like codes for MSVGYVFPVTDSWIAILKCGILAISYVGSLYLKKSPYPRDHPATIRQRIKSVTVVCLLAPLFLFWGCTVKENEGFQFIKWLGVSFHKIFPAILLPVILTIILFMGPIFLYLIEDGLADFKANFMVICNSGDLVAYRTYVVAPFTEEFIFRACMLPILVPNFGLFWSIVLAPLFFGVAHFHHVIEQLQLGHELVPVIMSSLFQMLYTTVFGMYSAFLFLRTGHLIGPILCHSFCNLMGFPQFEMVPSSKYPKFISLSFVIGLLLFVYLLFPLTDPIIYESIYWK; via the coding sequence ATGAGTGTTGGATATGTCTTTCCAGTTACCGACAGTTGGATTGCAATATTAAAATGTGGGATTCTTGCAATTTCTTATGTTGGCAGCTTGTACCTTAAAAAATCCCCTTATCCTCGTGACCATCCTGCCACAATCAGACAGAGAATTAAAAGTGTGACAGTAGTGTGTTTGTTAGcacctttgtttttgttttggggCTGCACAGTAAAGGAAAATGAAGGTTTTCAGTTTATCAAATGGCTTGGTGTAAGCTTTCATAAAATCTTTCCTGCCATTTTGCTTCCTGTTATATTGACAATAATTTTGTTTATGGGCCCAATTTTCCTGTATTTGATAGAAGATGGACTGGCAGATTTTAAAGCAAATTTCATGGTGATTTGTAATTCAGGCGACCTTGTGGCTTATCGCACCTATGTAGTTGCGCCCTTCACTGAAGAGTTTATATTTAGAGCTTGTATGTTACCCATTCTGGTTCCTAATTTTGGATTATTTTGGTCCATTGTTTTGGCACCACTTTTTTTTGGTGTTGCACATTTTCATCATGTGATAGAGCAATTACAACTTGGTCATGAATTGGTCCCGGTAATTATGTCATCGCTATTCCAAATGCTATACACTACTGTGTTTGGAATGTAttcagcatttttatttttacgtaCAGGCCATCTAATCGGGCCTATATTATGTCatagtttttgtaacttgatGGGTTTTCCACAATTTGAGATGGTACCATCATCCAAGTATCCAAAGTTCATTTCTTTATCTTTTGTTATTGGTTTattattgtttgtttatttattatttccaTTAACAGATCCTATAATCTATGAAAGTATTTATTGGAAATAG
- the LOC130653758 gene encoding uncharacterized protein LOC130653758 has translation MLRLAQKSAVLRTSAKLLASSAASQHERGMSTKKAVVFNMGGSLVPAMSPVLQKYARDHSMTESELTTRLFKDGDTGLMEQIEPALLSRHGSEKANLAHVMSAIQSIRGEGLKTGLISEAGGLNSERIPVDKSLFDVVSSSLKGDVFDKLKVDSSDVVYLDNLEANLKAAQALGMTAIKVEDVEAALTELESTLKVPLKEFVPGFSWIFWDNANNPHKSVKENLLYYFLVIYLFMVAGHFTLRRVLKIDGTFQH, from the exons ATGTTGCGTTTAGCACAAAAATCAGCTGTGTTACGCACCAGTGCTAAATTGCTTGCATCATCTGCAGCATCTCAACATGAACGCGGAATGTCAACAAAAAAAGCTGTTGTTTTTAATATGGGTGGATCATTGGTTCCTGCTATGTCGCCGGTTTTACAGAAATATGCAAGAGACCATAGTATGACCGAGAGTGAGTTAACGACCAGACTTTTTAAGGATGGAGATACAG GACTCATGGAACAGATTGAACCTGCTTTGTTGTCCCGACATGGAAGTGAAAAAGCCAACCTTGCACATGTTATGTCTGCCATACAAAGCATACGAGGGGAGGGTTTAAAGACTGGTCTTATTTCAGAAGCTGGTGGTCTTAACTCTGAGCGAATTCCTGttgacaaaagtttatttgaTGTG GTTTCGTCTAGTTTAAAAGGTGACGTGTTCGACAAATTAAAAGTAGATTCAAGCGATGTTGTGTACTTGGATAACTTAGAAGCTAACCTTAAAGCTGCACAAGCTTTAGGCATGACAGCAATTAAG GTCGAGGATGTAGAGGCCGCGTTAACCGAGTTGGAAAGTACACTAAAAGTTCCACTTAAAGAATTTGTACCAGGTTTCTCGTGGATATTTTGGGACAACGCTAACAACCCACACAAATCAGTTAAAGAAAATCTGCTTTATTATTTCCTtgttatatatttattcatGGTTGCTGGACATTTCACTCTAAGACGTGTTCTTAAAATCGATGGAACCTTCCAACACTAG
- the LOC130653754 gene encoding tartrate-resistant acid phosphatase type 5-like, producing MNQLFTAICVSIITLCMAELNFLVLGDWGGLPLYPYTTEIEEKTSKQMADVAARVNARFVVALGDNFYYDGVKNVEDARFKETYSEVFDEKSLQVPWYVIAGNHDHHGNVSAEIAYSSRSSVWTYPYYWHSQKFVIADTNKTLKLVLLDTIVLCGNAGSDDELLQPKGPEDKSFAEKQWMWLEEQLKYSQDDYLLVGGHFPVWSIAEHGPTDCLVDRLKPLLEKYKASSYICGHDHNLQHIKEQDSDVHYFVIGAANFVKDDVRHKHSVPDDSLKFYWADARRYGGFAHVKATADYLNVTLIDSLGDLLHSQMIKPRNVGAQL from the exons ATGAATCAGTTATTTACAGCAATTTGTGTATCCATAATCACTTTATGTATGGCGGAGTTGAATTTCTTAGTATTGGGAGATTGGGGAGGACTTCCACTTTATCCATACACAACAGAAATTgaagaaaaaacttcaaaacaAATGGCAGATGTAGCAGCCCGTGTAAATGCTAGATTTGTTGTTGCTCTGG GTGATAATTTTTATTACGATGGTGTGAAAAATGTTGAGGATGCACGTTTTAAAGAGACGTATTCTGAAGTGTTTGACGAGAAGTCATTGCAAGTCCCGTGGTATGTAATTGCTGGAAATCATGATCACCATGGTAACGTGTCTGCAGAAATTGCCTACTCCTCCCGCTCAAGCGTTTGGACGTATCCTTACTATTGGCACTCTCAAAAATTTGTTATAGCAG ATACTAACAAGACTTTGAAATTAGTGTTGCTGGATACTATTGTCCTGTGTGGTAATGCTGGTTCCGATGATGAACTACTACAACCGAAAG GACCTGAAGACAAATCGTTTGCTGAGAAGCAATGGATGTGGCTGGAAGAACAATTAAAATACTCACAAGATGATTATTTGTTAGTGGGTGGCCACTTCCCTGTTTGGTCGATCGCTGAGCATGGTCCTACTGATTGTCTCGTTGATAGATTGAAACCACTTCTGGAGAAATATAAAGCCTCCTCGTATATATGTGGTCACGACCATAACCTTCAG CACATTAAGGAGCAAGACTCGGATGTCCATTATTTCGTTATCGGTGCTGCAAACTTCGTGAAAGACGACGTACGACATAAACATTCCGTACCCGACGATTCGTTAAAATTCTATTGGGCGGATGCACGACGTTATGGTGGTTTTGCGCATGTCAAGGCGACCGCTGACTATTTAAATGTTACGTTGATCGATTCATTGGGCGATTTGTTGCACTCACAGATGATTAAACCAAGAAACGTAGGTGCCCAGTTGTAG